In the genome of Bosea sp. ANAM02, the window CTGAGCCACGCGATACGAGGTAGCTTGCGATCCAACACCTAGTGCGCTGTCAGAAAACATTTGCGCGAAGCCCCAAGGTCCATCCAATCGTCCTCGGTGCTCCTTGATTTCCTTCTTGGCGGCGCTTCGGCTGCAAAAGCGGCAGTGACGCGTCCACAAAATGCTCGGATCGAGAAAAAGGAACACCCAAGCGGCGCGTCCAACCGTGTTCTGCTTCGCCTTGAACATCTCGTTATTGATGGCAGAAATTGATACCGAGATTGCCTCGTCCTCGTCGTCAAGCCTGTGAGGTGCACTCCCGAAAGCGCAAAGACCGCGCCGCGCCAAATCAGCCCGAGAGAGAAGTCCGTACTCTACGATGCTGGAAAGATTCGCCGTTTGCGTGAAATGCATCAGGTACTGGATTCCGCGTCGTCTAGCTTCGCGCTGAATCCGTTGCCTGTAATCCATCGCGCAGGTGTCCGAGCTATCTAGTCGAGCCCAATGATCGACACCCTTCTCAAGGTGTCAATAGCCATGTCGTGAATGCTCCCGTTTCGATGCGAGGAGCTTACGGCCCTCAACACCAGATCGGTGGGAAAGACCTATTCGGCGCAGATCGCGTCGAGGCGAACAGCCGGGCTGCCGGAATATCTTGGCTCCCGCCGTCATTGATATGCCCGGCGCACGCTCCGCATGACTTCGCTGCTCAGCGTACCGAGACGCCCCATTTGCAATCGCCGGGGACGATCACACTCGCACGCTCATTGGAAGGATGACATCCAGGCTCTGCCGCTGGCACAACGGGATGCTGTAGAGATTCGGCAGCATTTCGAGCGATTGAGCAGGGCCTGAAGATGAGCTTGCGCGACCTGTTGGAGCGGTATCGGTCGGGATCGGCGTCCGAACGCGAGAAGGGCGGCTACTTCGAGAAGCTAGTCCGGGTCTGGCTCCAGCACGCTCCGACCCAGCGCGACCTCTATCGGCAGGTCATGGGCTACAGCGAATGGGCACGCACCCAAGGACACGACGCCCGCGATACCGGCATCGACCTCGTTGCTGAACTCGCCGAGGCCCCTGGCGAGTGGTGCGCGATCCAGTGCAAATTCTATGCGGAAGGTTACCGCATCCAGCGCGCCGACATAGACAGCTTCTTCACCGCATCGGGGCGGCGTCCATTCGTTCGCCGGTTGATCGTCGATACTACGGGCGTGCCCTGGAGCACCCACGCCGAGAGCGCGCTGGAAGGCCAATCCATCGACACGAAGCGGATCGGGCTTTCCGATATCGAGGACAGCGGCATCGACTGGAAGGCGTTTTCGGAAACCGAGAAGGTCCAGTTCGTCGCCAGGAAGCAGCCGCGTCCGCATCAGATCGAGGCCCTGGCTGCGGTCCGCGAGGGGCTGGCCGAAGCCGATCGCGGCAAGCTGATCATGGCTTGCGGTACCGGCAAGACCTACACCGCCCTGCACATCGCCGAGAGCATGATCGGCAAGGGTGGCCGGGTGCTGTTCCTGGTGCCGTCGCTCTCGTTGATGTCGCAGACGATCCGGGAATGGTCGATCGACAGCACGATCCCGCTGCGTTCGTTCGCGGTCTGCTCGGACAGCCAAGTCGGCGTTCGGAAAGCCGCCGATGGTGATGTTGCCGACATCGATATCCATGACTTGGAAATTCCCGCTTCCACGCGGGCGGCGGATTTCGCGGCGCGGGCCAAGCCGGATGCCCCGGACAAGCTCACCGTCGTGTTCTCGACCTACCAGTCGATCCAGGCCGTTTCCGCCGCGCAGCTTGATCACGGACTGCCAGATTTCGACCTGATCGTCTGCGACGAGGCGCATCGCACGACCGGCGTGACGCTCGCCGGAGAGGAGGACAGCAACTTCGTCCGCGTGCACGATGCCGACTACATCCGGGGCACGAAGCGCCTCTACATGACGGCGACGCCGCGCATCTTCGGCGAGGCGGTCAGGAAGACCGCAGATGACGCCGATGCAGTTCTCTGCTCGATGGACGATCCGGCGCTGTTCGGCGAGACGCTGTTTACGCGGAACTTCTCCTGGGCGGTCCAGAAAGGACTGCTCACCGACTACAAGGTCATCGTGCTCGCCGTGGACGAGGCGGCGGTGAGTTCCGGCGTCCAGCGCCTGCTGGCCGACGAGAACAACGAGTTGAAGCTCGACGACGCCACCAAGATCATCGGCTGCTACAAGGCCCTGACCAAGGCCGACCTCCGGGCAGATATCGCCAGTGATACCGGCCCGATGCGGCGCGCGCTGGCCTTCACCCGCGACATCAAGCGCTCGAAGTTGATCGAGCACGAGTTCGCCCGCGTCGCCGAGGAATGGCGCGACACCCTGGTCGATGCGGTTGCTGCAACCATTCCGCCGCTCGACTGCGAGGTCCGGCATGTCGATGGCGGCTTCAGCGCCCATGCCCGGAATGAGCGGTTGGCATGGCTGAAGGCCGAGCCCGAGGCCGAGCACACCTGCCGGATTCTGACGAACGCGCGATGCCTGTCCGAAGGTGTCGATGTTCCTGCGCTCGATGCCATCCTCTTCCTGCATCCCCGGAAATCGCAGATCGACGTAGTCCAATCGGTTGGCCGCGTCATGCGTCGGGCCGAAGGCAAGAAGCTCGGCTATGTGATCCTTCCGGTTGCTGTTCCGGCAGGCATGGAGCCCGAGAAGGCGCTCGACGACAACGAGAAATATCGCGTCGTCTGGCAAATCCTGAACGCGCTTCGCGCCCATGACGACCGGCTCGATGCCACGATCAACAAGATCGACCTCGGCGTCGATCCCGGTGATCGCATCGAGATTGTCGCGGTCACCAATGAACTGCCGACCCGTCAGGCGAAGAATTCCACCGGCCTCGATCTGGGCGCGAGTGGTGGCGTCACGGATCGGGAACCAGGAGATCACCGCCCTACTGAGGGCCAGGAGCAGTTCTCGTTCGCGTTCGACGAGTTCGCCAAGGCGATCATGGCGCGCATCGTCAAGCGTTGCGGAACCCGCACCTATTGGGAAGATTGGGCAAAGGACGTTGCCCGGATCGCCGAGGTCCATGTCACGCGCATTCGCGCCGCCGTGGAAGCCGCCGGATCGGAAGAGAAGCAGGCGTTCGATACCTTCCTCGCCGAAATCCGTGACGATCTGAACGACAGCATCTCGGACGACGAGGCGATCGAGATGCTCGCCCAGCATCTCATCACCCGCCCGGTCTTCGACGCCTTGTTCGAGGGCTACAGCTTCGCGCAGAATAACCCGGTCTCGAAGGCGCTTCAGGGTGTTCTGAACTTGCTGGACCGGCAGGGCCTGGAGAAGGAGGCCGAGAGCCTCGCCAAGTTCTATGACAGCGTGAAGATGCGGGCGAAGGGCATCGAGGACGCCACGGCGAAGCAGAAGATCGTCGTCGAGCTATACGACAAGTTCTTCAAGGCGGCGTTCCCAAAGCTCACCGCCCGCCTCGGCATCGTCTACACGCCGGTCGAGGTCGTGGACTTCATCATCAAGTCGGTGGACGAGGTGCTGCAATCGGAGTTCGGCCAGACCCTTGGCAGCGAGGGCGTGCACATCATCGACCCCTTCGTCGGCACCGGCACCTTCATCACGCGGCTCCTCCAGTCCGGCCTGATCAAGCCGGAGCAGATGGCCCACAAATACCGGCATGAAATCCATGCCAACGAGATGGTACTGCTGGCCTATTACATCGCTGCGATCAACATTGAGGCGGTCTACCATGAGCAGATGGGCGGCGAGTACGTCCCATTTCCCGGCATCTGCCTGACCGACACGTTCCAGCTTTACGAGCAGGATCGCGACCTCGTCAGCGGCATGATGGCTGACAACAGCAATCGCCGGACGCGGCAGAAGGAACTCGACATCCGGGTCATTGTCGGCAACCCGCCCTACTCCGTGGGCCAGGACAGTGACAATAGCGACGCAGCAAACCTCTCTTATCCCAAGCTAGATGGGCGAATCCAATCGACTTATGTCGCTCGCTCGACGGGGAATCCGCGCAGTCTTTACGATAGCTATATTCGTGCCATTCGCTGGGCGAGCGACCGCATTGGCGACGCGGGGGTCGTGGCGTACGTTTCCAATGCGGGATGGCTTGAAGGAAAGGCCGCAGATGGCCTGCGCAAGTGCTTGGCCGAGGAATTCGGCAACATCCACGTTTTCCACCTTCGAGGGAATGCGCGCACAGCGGGCGAGCAACGGCGGAAGGAAAAGGACAATGTCTTTGGCCAAGGTAGCCGCGCGCCAATCGCCATCAGCGTCCTCGTAAAGAGCCCGATGGCTCTTGAGCGCGGGCGCATCCGTTTCCACGATATCGGCGACTATCTCTCCCGCGAGGAGAAGGTGGCTATTGTGTCGCGCTTCGGCAGCATCGGCGGCATTGAGAGTGGGAACGGCTGGCAGAGTATCAGTCCCGACGAGCATGGCGATTGGCTGGGGAAGCGCGACGCCGCGTTCGATGGCTTTATTCGCATCGGAGAAAAGAAAGACAAGAAGTCACCAGTCATATTTTCAAATTACTCTAACGGAGTGAAAACTAATCGCGATGCTTGGGCATATAATTTTTCCGCATCTTCTCTCGCAATCAACATGGAACGCATGATAGCGTTCTATCATGGTTGCCTCGAAAATCCAAATCGCCCCGACATCAACGATGAAAGTAAAATTAGTTGGTCGTGGGTTCTGCGCGAAGATTTCAAAAAGAAGAAGCGCGGAGAATTTCGGTCAACAAAAATCCGAAATTCTCTATATCGCCCGTTCACAAAGGCACTCTTATACTATGATGGGCTTTTCAATGAAAATCGCTACCTCATGCCACGGCTCTTTCCTGATCTTGGCGGCGGTAATCGACTGATCTGTCTTTCTGCGCCTGGATTCAGGGCAGGCTTTTCGGTGTTGATGACTGATAGCATTCCCAGCCTCCATGCTGCGGACCGAGACGGAGCACAGAGCTTCCCACGCTATCTATATGACGGGGATGCGGGGGAGGGCGAGGGCCAGCAGGCCGACCTCCTCTCCAGCGCGGCAACACCCGGCGGACCCCAGCGCCGAGATGCCATTACCAATGAGGGCTTGGCGCATTTCCAAGCAGCCTATCCGGGCGAGGCCATCACCAAGGACGACTTGTTTCACTACATCTACGGCCTACTGCACTCTGAAGAATATCGCGATCGCTTCGCCGACAATCTTTCCAAGCAGTTGCCGCGCATTCCAGCGGTAAAGAGCGCGGTGGATTTTTGGGCTTTCGTGGCAGCGGGCAGGAAGCTGGGCGATCTGCATTGTGACTATGAGCAAGCCGAGCCTTACTCGGTCACCCTCGCCCAAGGCGATTTGCGACTGGCGAGTATCGCCAACCCCGAGCGCTTCTATCGCGTGGAGCAGATGAAGTTTGCGGGAAAGCGCCCCAAGATCGACAAGACCACCGTCATCTACAATCCCCACATCA includes:
- a CDS encoding type ISP restriction/modification enzyme encodes the protein MSLRDLLERYRSGSASEREKGGYFEKLVRVWLQHAPTQRDLYRQVMGYSEWARTQGHDARDTGIDLVAELAEAPGEWCAIQCKFYAEGYRIQRADIDSFFTASGRRPFVRRLIVDTTGVPWSTHAESALEGQSIDTKRIGLSDIEDSGIDWKAFSETEKVQFVARKQPRPHQIEALAAVREGLAEADRGKLIMACGTGKTYTALHIAESMIGKGGRVLFLVPSLSLMSQTIREWSIDSTIPLRSFAVCSDSQVGVRKAADGDVADIDIHDLEIPASTRAADFAARAKPDAPDKLTVVFSTYQSIQAVSAAQLDHGLPDFDLIVCDEAHRTTGVTLAGEEDSNFVRVHDADYIRGTKRLYMTATPRIFGEAVRKTADDADAVLCSMDDPALFGETLFTRNFSWAVQKGLLTDYKVIVLAVDEAAVSSGVQRLLADENNELKLDDATKIIGCYKALTKADLRADIASDTGPMRRALAFTRDIKRSKLIEHEFARVAEEWRDTLVDAVAATIPPLDCEVRHVDGGFSAHARNERLAWLKAEPEAEHTCRILTNARCLSEGVDVPALDAILFLHPRKSQIDVVQSVGRVMRRAEGKKLGYVILPVAVPAGMEPEKALDDNEKYRVVWQILNALRAHDDRLDATINKIDLGVDPGDRIEIVAVTNELPTRQAKNSTGLDLGASGGVTDREPGDHRPTEGQEQFSFAFDEFAKAIMARIVKRCGTRTYWEDWAKDVARIAEVHVTRIRAAVEAAGSEEKQAFDTFLAEIRDDLNDSISDDEAIEMLAQHLITRPVFDALFEGYSFAQNNPVSKALQGVLNLLDRQGLEKEAESLAKFYDSVKMRAKGIEDATAKQKIVVELYDKFFKAAFPKLTARLGIVYTPVEVVDFIIKSVDEVLQSEFGQTLGSEGVHIIDPFVGTGTFITRLLQSGLIKPEQMAHKYRHEIHANEMVLLAYYIAAINIEAVYHEQMGGEYVPFPGICLTDTFQLYEQDRDLVSGMMADNSNRRTRQKELDIRVIVGNPPYSVGQDSDNSDAANLSYPKLDGRIQSTYVARSTGNPRSLYDSYIRAIRWASDRIGDAGVVAYVSNAGWLEGKAADGLRKCLAEEFGNIHVFHLRGNARTAGEQRRKEKDNVFGQGSRAPIAISVLVKSPMALERGRIRFHDIGDYLSREEKVAIVSRFGSIGGIESGNGWQSISPDEHGDWLGKRDAAFDGFIRIGEKKDKKSPVIFSNYSNGVKTNRDAWAYNFSASSLAINMERMIAFYHGCLENPNRPDINDESKISWSWVLREDFKKKKRGEFRSTKIRNSLYRPFTKALLYYDGLFNENRYLMPRLFPDLGGGNRLICLSAPGFRAGFSVLMTDSIPSLHAADRDGAQSFPRYLYDGDAGEGEGQQADLLSSAATPGGPQRRDAITNEGLAHFQAAYPGEAITKDDLFHYIYGLLHSEEYRDRFADNLSKQLPRIPAVKSAVDFWAFVAAGRKLGDLHCDYEQAEPYSVTLAQGDLRLASIANPERFYRVEQMKFAGKRPKIDKTTVIYNPHITITGIPLEAYDYVVNGKPALEWVMERQCVKTDPASGIVNDANRYAIETVGDPAYPFDLFRRVITVSLETMKIVRSLPALDIAENGAGDEQSHVSESADRLQPA
- a CDS encoding DarT ssDNA thymidine ADP-ribosyltransferase family protein; this encodes MDYRQRIQREARRRGIQYLMHFTQTANLSSIVEYGLLSRADLARRGLCAFGSAPHRLDDEDEAISVSISAINNEMFKAKQNTVGRAAWVFLFLDPSILWTRHCRFCSRSAAKKEIKEHRGRLDGPWGFAQMFSDSALGVGSQATSYRVAQGIADCEPTYRDAEVQVFERIAPELIIHAWTDRLVTAECVQSELNRLPGYERAVSVQEF